A genomic segment from Aspergillus chevalieri M1 DNA, chromosome 7, nearly complete sequence encodes:
- a CDS encoding MFS transporter (COG:G;~EggNog:ENOG410PFTW;~InterPro:IPR020846,IPR011701,IPR036259;~PFAM:PF07690;~TransMembrane:11 (o68-89i101-123o135-154i193-216o228-253i301-320o340-359i380-399o405-426i438-458o470-492i);~go_function: GO:0022857 - transmembrane transporter activity [Evidence IEA];~go_process: GO:0055085 - transmembrane transport [Evidence IEA]), with translation MASSGKDIEAARPQGIPYWRVVFDQGAVTPEIIEYPYPGKGTEDEPYIVDWIPDDPRNPMLFSNTTKWGYTVVVAFATFAVSLSSSAYAGAIQEVIKSFTVVQEVATLGVSLFVLGFALGPLIWAPLSELIGRQIVFSFTFFALAVFCAGGAGVQNSWSLIILRFFAGSFGSSPLTNAGGVIADIFTADKRGLAMSLFAGAPFLGPTLGPVIGGFLGQGAGWRWVQGFMAIFSGLIWMLGSILVPETYAPLLLRKRAQRLTKITGHAYCSKLDLERGEISIKDAFGAALLRPWILLFAEPIVLSLSIYMAIVYGTLYMLFDAYPIVFQEIRGWNEGVGSLPFLGVMVGMMIAVIGNMWDNQRYVRVNKKYNGFAPPETRLVPTMIGGLAVPIGLFWFAWTNGTNVHWIVSIIAGAPFGFGMVLVFLSIMTYLVDAYTIYAASVLAANSVIRSCFGAGFPLFTTYMYHNLGIHWASCIPAFLGVACLPFPFLFYRYGPQIRRRCKYAAEADDFKRKLVQNVVQPEEKKPIPKDQVDGTVDEDHVDDSESILTASTERQNEALYQESPYDIDRVNTRNSAITQRSRSRSTRSQRKSFLHF, from the exons ATGGCGTCGTCTGGTAAAGATATCGAGGCCGCGAGACCGCAAGGAATTCCATACTGGAGAGTTGTTTTCGATCAAGGCGCTGTGACGCCCGAAATCATCGAGTATCCTTATCCTGGCAAAGGCACAGAAGATGAACCCTACATCGTTGACTGGATCCCCGACGACCCCCGGAATCCTATGTTGTTCAGCAACACGACAAAATGGGGATATACCGTTGTTGTCGCTTTTGCAACTTTCGCGGTATCGCTGTCCTCGTCTGCCTATGCTGGGGCGATTCAGGAAGTCATCAAGTCGTTTACAGTCGTCCAGGAAGTCGCCACGTTGGGTGTCTCGCTGTTCGTCCTCGGATTTGCCTTGGGTCCTTTGATCTGGGCACCGTTGAGTGAGTTGATCGGTCGTCAGATTGTGTTCTCGTTCACATTCTTCGCGCTTGCCGTATTCTGTGCCGGTGGTGCAGGTGTGCAGAACTCCTGGTCCTTGATTATCCTGCGGTTCTTTGCCGGTTCGTTTGGATCTTCGCCGTTGACCAATGCTGGTGGTGTTATTGCGGATATCTTCACGGCAGATAAAAGAGGACTGGCCATGAGTTTGTTCGCGGGAGCACCGTTTCTAG GACCGACCCTTGGACCCGTCATTGGTGGTTTCCTTGGCCAAGGCGCAGGCTGGCGATGGGTGCAGGGCTTCATGGCCATTTTCAGCGGTCTCATCTGGATGCTGGGCAGTATCCTAGTCCCTGAAACCTACGCCCCTCTGCTCCTTCGCAAACGCGCACAGCGGCTCACCAAAATCACCGGTCACGCATACTGCAGCAAGCTGGATCTTGAGCGTGGTGAGATCTCCATCAAGGATGCTTTCGGTGCGGCGTTACTTCGTCCGTGGATCCTATTGTTTGCCGAACCGATCGTCCTGTCATTATCCATCTACATGGCCATCGTCTACGGAACGCTTTATATGCTCTTCGACGCATACCCGATTGTCTTTCAGGAAATCCGGGGTTGGAATGAAGGAGTTGGCAGTCTTCCGTTCTTGGGCGTCATGGTTGGCATGATGATTGCCGTCATTGGAAACATGTGGGATAACCAACGCTATGTTCGTGTCAACAAGAAGTACAACGGCTTCGCGCCGCCAGAAACTCGTCTAGTCCCGACCATGATTGGCGGTCTTGCAGTACCGATCGGTCTTTTCTGGTTTGCCTGGACGAACGGGACGAACGTGCACTGGATTGTGTCCATCATTGCCGGCGCACCGTTCGGATTTGGCATGGTCCTTGTCTTCCTGTCCATTATGACTTATCTTGTCGACGCATACACTATCTACGCCGCATCCGTCTTGGCTGCGAACTCGGTCATCCGCTCCTGCTTCGGTGCCGGGTTCCCGCTCTTCACCACATACATGTACCACAACCTGGGCATTCATTGGGCATCGTGCATCCCTGCCTTCCTGGGCGTGGCTTGTCTGCCCTTCCCGTTCCTGTTCTACCGGTACGGCCCGCAGATCCGTCGTCGCTGCAAGTACGCCGCAGAAGCAGACGATTTCAAGCGCAAACTGGTGCAGAATGTTGTGCAGccggaggagaagaagcccatCCCCAAGGACCAGGTGGATGGAACAGTTGACGAAGATCATGTCGATGACAGTGAATCCATTCTCACTGCGTCAACGGAGCGACAGAATGAAGCTCTGTACCAGGAAAGCCCGTACGATATTGACCGTGTCAACACGCGGAACTCTGCCATTACCCAGCGGTCGCGGTCCAGGTCGACGCGAAGTCAGCGCAAGTCGTTTCTCCATTTCTGA
- a CDS encoding transketolase family protein (COG:G;~EggNog:ENOG410PFPE;~InterPro:IPR029061,IPR020826,IPR033248,IPR033247, IPR009014,IPR005474,IPR005475;~PFAM:PF13292,PF02779,PF00456;~go_function: GO:0003824 - catalytic activity [Evidence IEA]): MAIQTVPVSQSALPLVQRLSKDHDLVLKTFRMLIADLCQQFGGGHPGGAIGMAAIGVALWRYVMRYAPHTPDYFNRDRFVLSNGHTCLFQYTFLHLTGYKAMTFEQLKSYHSDRVDALCPGHPEIEHEGIEVTTGPLGQGIANAVGLAIANKNLSATFNRPGYDVVSNHTWCMIGDACLQEGVGLEAISFAGHLKLNNLTVIYDNNQITCDGSVDLTNTEDVNAKMRACGWDVIDVNDGCYDIEALVRALEQARASQDKPTFINIRTVIGLGSSVEGKAAAHGAAFGVDNVGEMKKANGFNPDEHFVIGDTVRGFFEDLPARGEKLVQEWNQLVELYTAQYPELGAEFQRRMRGELPANWKELIPTSFPEKPTASRASSGLVFNPLAQNVPTFMVGTADLSPSVNMIWKDKVDFQHPDLRTNCNINGNYSGRYIHYGIREHAMAAISNGLAAYAPNTIVPVTSSFFMFYLYAAPAVRMGALQHLQVIHVATHDSIGMGEDGPTHQPIELAALYRAMPNLLYIRPGDSNETAGAWIAAIEAKHTSTIISTSRHALPQLKQTRRDGVALGAYVLEEDSDAKVTIIGVGAELSFALEVAQRLKETRGIAARVISFPCQRLFEQQPIEYKRSVLQRHSGTPAVVIEPYAPNGWERYADAGISIRRFGQSLPGKVAYKFFGYDTDVMTNKVAGYLDQLAGGQALKGEFADL, encoded by the exons ATGGCCATTCAAACGGTTCCTGTTAGTCAGTCTGCGCTGCCGCTGGTGCAGCGCCTCAGCAAGGACCATGACCTGGTCCTTAAGACGTTTCGGATGCTTATCGCGGATCTATGCCAACAATTTGGTGGTGGACATCCGGG TGGTGCCATCGGCATGGCGGCCATTGGCGTCGCTCTCTGGCGATACGTGATGCGCTACGCACCACACACTCCGGATTACTTCAACCGTGATCGATTTGTTCTCTCCAACGGACACACTTGTCTCTTCCAGTACACTTTCTTGCATCTCACCGGGTACAAGGCTATGACTTTCGAGCAATTGAAGTCGTACCACTCGGACCGCGTGGACGCTCTGTGCCCTGGTCACCCGGAGATCGAGCACGAGGGTATCGAAGTGACCACGGGACCTTTGGGCCAGGGTATCGCGAACGCCGTTGGTCTCGCCATTGCAAACAAGAACCTTAGTGCGACGTTCAACCGGCCCGGGTACGACGTTGTGTCCAATCACACCTGGTGCATGATTGGCGACGCGTGTTTGCAGGAGGGTGTTGGTCTCGAGGCCATTTCCTTCGCCGGCCACCTGAAGCTCAACAACTTGACTGTTATCTACGATAACAACCAGATCACCTGTGACGGATCAGTAGACCTCACCAACACCGAGGATGTCAACGCCAAGATGCGCGCCTGCGGGTGGGATGTGATCGATGTGAACGATGGATGCTACGACATTGAAGCTTTGGTTCGAGCCCTCGAGCAGGCCCGTGCATCGCAAGACAAGCCgacatttatcaatatccgGACTGTCATCGGTCTGGGCAGCAGCGTCGAGGGCAAGGCAGCAGCCCACGGCGCCGCTTTTGGAGTCGACAACGTGGGTGAGATGAAGAAGGCAAACGGATTCAACCCAGACGAGCACTTCGTCATTGGCGATACAGTCAGAGGATTCTTCGAGGACCTTCCGGCTCGCGGAGAGAAGCTGGTACAGGAATGGAATCAACTCGTCGAATTGTACACAGCACAATATCCCGAGTTGGGCGCCGAGTTTCAGCGCCGGATGCGCGGTGAATTACCCGCCAACTGGAAGGAGTTGATCCCGACTAGTTTCCCCGAGAAGCCAACAGCGTCGAGAGCATCGTCCGGACTCGTGTTCAATCCGCTTGCGCAAAATGTCCCCACTTTCATGGTTGGCACGGCAGATCTGTCGCCCTCGGTCAACATGATCTGGAAAGACAAGGTGGACTTCCAACAC CCTGACCTGCGCACCAACTGCAACATCAACGGCAACTACTCTGGTCGCTACATCCACTATGGTATTCGTGAGCACGCCATGGCCGCCATCTCCAACGGCTTGGCTGCATATGCTCCGAACACCATTGTCCCCGTcacttcttccttcttcatgTTTTACCTGTACGCTGCGCCGGCCGTGCGAATGGGTGCCCTCCAACACCTCCAAGTCATCCACGTCGCCACTCACGACTCCATCGGTATGGGTGAAGACggaccaacgcaccagcccATCGAACTGGCTGCGCTCTATCGGGCCATGCCTAACCTGCTGTACATTCGACCTGGCGACAGCAACGAGACGGCAGGTGCCTGGATTGCCGCCATCGAGGCCAAGCACACATCGACGATCATCTCTACTTCAAGGCACGCTTTGCCTCAGCTGAAGCAAACACGTCGGGATGGTGTCGCCCTTGGTGCTTACGTTCTCGAGGAGGACAGCGATGCCAAGGTGACCATCATCGGCGTAGGCGCAGAACTTTCTTTCGCGCTGGAAGTCGCGCAGCGTCTTAAGGAGACTCGTGGCATCGCAGCCCGCGTGATCAGTTTCCCTTGCCAACGGTTGTTCGAGCAGCAGCCAATCGAGTACAAGCGGAGTGTTCTCCAGCGTCACTCCGGTACTCCTGCGGTGGTTATTGAACCTTATGCACCCAATGGCTGGGAGCGGTATGCGGACGCAGGTATCTCCATAAGACGGTTTGGCCAGAGTCTGCCAGGCAAGGTCGCGTACAAGTTCTTCGGCTACGATACCGATGTGATGACGAACAAGGTGGCTGGCTACTTGGACCAGCTTGCCGGGGGCCAGGCGCTCAAGGGAGAGTTTGCTGATCTATAG
- a CDS encoding uncharacterized protein (COG:Q;~EggNog:ENOG410PJR0;~InterPro:IPR011032,IPR013154,IPR002328;~PFAM:PF08240;~go_function: GO:0008270 - zinc ion binding [Evidence IEA];~go_function: GO:0016491 - oxidoreductase activity [Evidence IEA];~go_process: GO:0055114 - oxidation-reduction process [Evidence IEA]) produces the protein MAPSIETEHIVTSKPGVIHMPLPNPSLQVTADHRLKQVDAPVYAPNPGEVLLQIKATGICGSDIHFWKAGRIHTLVFEDDCIIGHEAAGVVLQCGEGVTNLQPGDRVAVEPGVPCEQCFLCDDGRYNLCEDVQFAGVYPYSGTIQRYKVHPAKWLHK, from the exons ATGGCTCCCTCCATCGAAACGGAACACATCGTGACCTCCAAGCCTGGCGTTATCCACATGCCGCTGCCGAATCCTTCGCTACAGGTTACGGCCGATCACCGTTTGAAGCAAGTCGATGCTCCTGTCTATGCTCCAAATCCAGGAGAGGTTCTGCTCCAAATCAAAGCCACGGGTATCTGCGG GTCCGATATCCATTTCTGGAAGGCCGGTCGGATTCATACACTGGTTTTTGAAGATGACTGTATTATCGGCCACGAAGCAGCAGGTGTTGTGCTGCAGTGTGGCGAAGGTGTAACGAACCTTCAGCCGGGAGACCGAGTCGCTGTTGAACCCGGTGTCCCGTGCGAGCAATGCTTCCTCTGTGACGACGGCCGCTACAATCTCTGCGAGGATGTGCAGTTTGCGGGTGTCTATCCGTATAGTGGCACCATTCAGCGATACAAAGTCCATCCCGCCAAATGGCTGCACAAGTAA
- a CDS encoding uncharacterized protein (COG:Q;~EggNog:ENOG410PJR0;~InterPro:IPR013149,IPR036291;~PFAM:PF00107;~go_process: GO:0055114 - oxidation-reduction process [Evidence IEA]), which translates to MRGIQVARLHLGRGVVVCGAGPIGLIALAAARASGAHPIVVTDLDENRLAFAKEFAPTCTPYQINRNLDAEANAKAIRALFGDEEYSAPETVLECTGVESSICTAAYTARRGGNVVVIGVGKSIMNNLPFMHLSLAEVRYSFSTRSSVYTHSG; encoded by the coding sequence ATGCGCGGCATCCAAGTTGCCCGCTTACATCTCGGTCGGGGCGTCGTCGTTTGTGGCGCCGGTCCCATCGGTCTCATTGCTCTCGCCGCAGCGCGGGCCTCCGGTGCGCATCCCATCGTCGTGACCGATTTGGATGAGAATCGTCTGGCATTTGCAAAGGAATTTGCTCCGACATGTACACCATACCAAATTAACCGGAACCTGGATGCGGAGGCTAATGCCAAGGCGATCCGGGCTTTGTTTGGAGACGAGGAATATTCTGCACCGGAAACTGTTCTGGAATGCACCGGGGTTGAGAGTAGTATCTGTACGGCAGCATATACAGCACGACGGGGAGGCAATGTGGTGGTTATCGGTGTGGGCAAATCCATTATGAATAATCTGCCATTCATGCATCTTTCCCTAGCCGAGGTACGTTACTCTTTCTCGACTCGCTCGAGTGTTTATACTCACAGTGGATAG